In Quercus lobata isolate SW786 chromosome 12, ValleyOak3.0 Primary Assembly, whole genome shotgun sequence, a genomic segment contains:
- the LOC115972475 gene encoding uncharacterized protein LOC115972475 — translation MKCLPILDEVLAYQKPSLDRNGLRYIGEGSSNFKVSKEIKFFKAKKASTPLVNNVKSEKKPNVVNQMVLTKSPKPIVAKPKARGKSLPKRQRGPQMQHYCHHCGILGHTRPNYYKLQALKNADLQKPRRQGKGNGKPKQPKGQEGEPVMSDVLKMIDTITSCLANFTLRLENHDSSTQSSKDITPNTCDVWVKKDVSF, via the exons ATGAAGTGCTTGCCTATACTTGATGAAGTGCTTGCCTATCAAAAGCCCTCTTTGGATAGAAATGGCTTAAGGTATATCGGAGAAGGTAGCTCAAACTTTAAAGTGTCAAAGGAAATTAAGTTTTTCAAGGCTAAAAAAGCATCAACTCCTCTTGTTAACAATGTAAAATCTGAAAAGAAGCCAAATGTGGTGAATCAAATGGTTTTGACAAAGTCTCCCAAGCCAATTGTGGCTAAGCCCAAAGCAAGAGGAAAGTCTCTTCCTAAGAGACAAAGAGGTCCACAAATGCAACACTATTGCCATCATTGTGGAATCCTAGGGCACACTAGACCAAACTATTACAAGCTccaagcattgaagaatgcagATCTTCAAAAGCCAAGAAGACAAGGAAAAGGCAATGGGAAACCCAAGCAACCAAAAGGGCAAGAAGGAGAACCCGTTATGAGTGATGTGTTGAAGATGATTGACACCATCACCTCATGTTTGGCCAACTTCACCTTAAGGTTGGAGAATCATGACTCAAGTACCCAATCCTCaaaggatatcaccccaaacacatgtgacgtgtgggtgaagaaag ATGTCTCCTTTTAG